The Silene latifolia isolate original U9 population chromosome 4, ASM4854445v1, whole genome shotgun sequence region ttgtatccttatatttccgcgtcttatgttatgtatgtaaattagtttatcagttgttgcagggttTTTTTGACACTCTtattgagttggaattggttgtgaatggtttagttagaaaatttttgaaattgcaggtttttggactagttgaaccatttacaaacatatcctaccagtttttctgtagaatttacgtttTTTTTTAGGCTAGAATTAAGGGTGTCACGAGGCGGCTAAGATCACTTACAACTCTACATATTTGAAAAAGGAATAGGATATTGGAGAGCTAGGACGTAGTAGATGAAAATAAAAGATCGTCTTTGTCCAATGAGTATCAGTTTCATGTGGGAGAGCCATGTCCGGGTCGGGTCGTTCGAGTCATGTTGTATACGGATCAGGTCAAATACTGGTTAAGCCATCCGGGTCACGGGTTAGAAGATTAAATTATTTTGGTATTATTATAAGTGTAATACAATTCTAATATGATTAAGCAATGAATGAAGTTGAATGATTATTCCATGTGAATTAGAAGAAGTATAGTGCTAATAAGAATGGTAATAATACGAATTAATCTTCATCTTTTGACATCTAAATGGCCAATTAATAGCCATATGCATTACTTCAACTACTCTTCTAACTTTAGCTTTTGAAATTGTCAACCTTTAACAAGAAACTTCACATTTCATAACAATCACTTATTGTTTCTACATATAAACCAAACATAATCAATCGTTACTAATTCTTTCGGTTACAAAATTATCGCGTAATGAATCCTTAAAATGTTGAAGAGGTTCTTATGGATTTCAAGGGTAGAAGGGTAGGTATAGTATAATCAAAGCTCTTACTAAAGATGCAGATGAATTATTCTACAAATTATGTGAACCTAATCACCCAAGTTTATGTTTACATGGATAGATGTCATGTTGTGAGTTATGTAATGGCCTGGCCTTGGTTAGAGATGGGCCTTATAATTCATTTGATATAGACTTTATATCACGGATCCACTATGGTAATTATAGCTCATTAATAGAGATTTTACTTTGTAACCCTTCTATAAACAAATTTATTAAAGTCGCTAGGCCCGAGGGGATAATAAGTGATCTTGATCTTGGTTTAGGATTCGATGCATCGAAAAACGATTATAAGTTAGTATTACTTATGTATCCTCCGATACAAATTCAAATCGATAATCAAGGTGGCTTAGTCCGGGATTAGTGCAAGTTTATACATTGTACTAATTCATGGATTACCAAGCTATAATGTCCATCCTCCATCACGTTGCTTAGGCGCCTAAGATCACTTACAACACTACATATTTGAAAAAGgagtaagtcttgcttaaaacgggtcggattttaagacgggtcgttgtgtgagaggaaatgggtagaggggacaaaggtgggaccccccatgtgcttctccactcaccctaaatgggtattttgtgagagaatatggtattcgtcttattaataagacggataccttggtctgaaataagaattggtgTTGAAAAAGGATTAGGATATTGGAGAGCTAGAGCGTAGTAGATGAAAATAAAAGATCATCTGGCTAAATGAGTATCAGTCTCCTGTGGGAGGGTCAAGTTCGGGTCGGGTCGTTTGAGTAATGTCTGAATACGAATCGGGTCAAATACTGGTTAAGTCATCTGGGTCACGGGTTAGAAGAAGATTAAATTATTTTGGTATTATTATAAGTGTAATACAATTCTAATATGATTAAGCAACGAATGAAGTTGAATGATTATTCCATGTGAAGAAGATTTTGAATCgcgtgggagaggttgcttaccagATAGCTTTTACCACCAATTTTGGatcgggtgcataatgtgtttcatgtgtctcagttacggaagtatgttagtgatccttCCTATGTGCTAGAGgcggagaacatcgagttggatgaatccttgtcttatcttgaggtgccaaaatagattcttgatcgcaaggttcggaaaactaggtcaggggaaacggtgttgcttaagATTATATGGTCTAAtcacgaggttgaggaagctacttgggaggcggaagaggctatgagtgagcggtatccgtctctttttgatcaggtatgtgtggttacggggacgtaaccatgtttcttttaagggggtagaagatgatcgcataagggtttggtgtggttttatgttggtttttgtatagttagtagttgctttgaatcggtttgagttgtggttggggttttggttttgagtttttgttgcgttgttgtgtcatggttgagttagtatatttgtttttgagtatgtgtTTGAACTTCAGGGaagaagttcatttttaaggaggaagacgtaatactacggtttttctcttgttgggtactctatcgagtaagtgagttttggtttctaaacagtgtactgctgatgggtactcgagcGAGCAAGGGGCacccgatcgagtaagtgacgtactcgatcgagtaagtcggttttacgcATTATTTTGCCGGGTTTCGTTAGCAAtgcgagaaagatatataaacacttccgtcagtttctttttcacttttaCCTTTTTCTAAAAACTTCACAAAGCttaaacaagttacgttgctttcttTTTCGCATTGCTATCGAATCCTAgaggctagagtcgtcggatcgttgtgttctctgcgccgttgagaccgtcgcattgtgggtaaggttctagtatgatttttatatcgtttcattgtttttgattgaaaccctaattgtgtattttgggggattttgggagttTGGTGATTGTTATATAGTAAtgatgtgattatgtgattatagaaggtggtttcgtagagaagcggttttgaatagctgatttgtgactgtaacaccccctcataccaaggtaacttaccaggactaccctaacatgaaagattgttaccatctcggttgcccgaggttagtgttatggataaaaatgtcatttattACCCGTGACATGGCAGAATATCATTGGCGAGAAAAAGTGACAAGGGATGCCAACGTGGCGCGCGACAATTGGAAGAAGAGGGGAGAGAGGGATTGCTGAGGTGGCGTATTGTGGACCATGGGATGGAAAGTAAACAAACACAAGTTGTCTAAGTTAAAAGCCCATGCGCGAGAAAGAATAAAAGACCCAGTCAActaacaaactcctactttgtaGCATGCTGACCCGTTATTCCGCAACAGAAGCAGAAGCAGCTTTCAAACCCTAGGTATTGACTTCAACAGCTATAAAAGCAAGAGCAAAGCAACGTACAAAGGACATTGACAAGTATCATCAAGCAGCAACTCCGCCCAAAAACAAATCACTAGCAATTGACGAGAATTATACAGTAATATTatacttgtatttccttacttgtttCATAAaatctcgattatagtgcaataattggcgggattccgactccccccgcggttgttcccacaccgggttttccgcgtcaccaaaaatcctccgtgtcCTTCTCTTCGTTTATCTTTATTTCGTCGTTCCTTTCGTTCGTACTTTAAACGTAATTGGCATTAAggataatcactatcactcacataattaattcatagtcggtaaatttttaccaaaacagtttggcgcccaccgtggggcctaatgatcattttctatagccaagCCTCGCAAAACCGAACCAGCCATCGCAATGTCTGGAACCAGCCCGAGTCCTTCCAGTAGCCAGAGTATGTCAGCCCTATCCTCTGCAGCAGGCCTCACTTCTGCATCTGCAGGATCAGTCAGTGCATCCCCTGCATCCAGTCAAATGATCCCTGCCAGCATGTCAACCAGAGCCATGCCCCAGCCTCAGAAACCACCGCAGATTCCCAAGGCGGCGCAAACAGTGCATCCGGTCAAATCCAAATCCGGCAGGAGAGCAGCCCCTGCAGAGGAGGAGAAGCAGTATCCAGAAGCCCGACCCAGGAAAGCTCAGCGCGAAGTTCTCCGGCGAGGGTCCCCAAAGCACTCGATCCGACGGTGATGATTCAGGGGATGGACATTCTGCGTCGGGCCGTTGAGGATCTGAGGAAAGACAACCAGAACATGATGGCTCAAATCGTGACGGCAGTCCAGTCCAAACCAGCATCAACACCAGAGGCTCCAGCCAGAACCAGCAGTGGAGGATCGGGTCGACCAATTCCGTCAGAACTAGTTACCAGGCTGGATCTTGCAGGAGTAGCACCCAGCGAACCAATCGAGCCAAGAGGATTGGGGTGTCTGTCATTCGATAACCCACCCAGTCTGCAGCAGACAACAGGTAACGCTTTGTTTAGCACCCCTTCTGGATCCGACCTTCCACCCTTTTCAGTACCCCGCGCACCGAGGCACCAGGATGGCAACGGATCTGTTCCCAATGCACGATAGTTCCATCCCGCAACCAATTCACCAAAGTGGAGCCTGGATCGGAGAATTGGAAGCAGACACCGGGATGGCACTGGATCCACAATCAATGCAACACCAAGAACGGTCACCCAAAGACCAGGCCAACTTTTCGGAGCGCCCGGCTAGGAGGTATACCCGCGGTTCCTTCCTTTGTTTCTAACTCTCTTGCGGGAGCGGGTAACTCTGTTGGAGCAAAGCAATACCAGGAGCCGAGAGAGCTAATGTATAGGATACGGGCGTAGCCGCCACTGGAGAAAGCGACCAAAGATAGCTACGcagactcacctttcgtggaTGACATAGCTCTAATCGGTGTTCCTAAAGGATGTGTGCCGCCGACTATGACACTCTATGACGGGACCTCGATCCacttgaccatatcaaccactacaagcgagaaaatgatggtgataaccgcaatCGGATCTCTAAAggaagtttgcatgtgcaaaggtTTCGGATCAACACCGTCAGAGCGACCCTGCAGTGGTTCGTAGGCTTACCGAACAAAAGCATATCCAGCTTCGCCGACCtagtcaatgccttcaaccagcagttcgccaGCAGCAGAAAGCCAGAGAAGCAGACCAGCGACCTCTATCGGCTGGTGCAAGGATTTGAGGAATCCACCCGTGATTACTTGAAccggttcaacaaagagaaggtgtcaATTCCGAGGTGtgatatagcaaccgctatacaagccttccgccgAGGGCTGCACCAGGATTCACAGTTATACAAGGAGTTAACCATGCACCCATGCACTACCTTTGAGGAGGTGCAATCGAAGGCAATCGCTGTCATGAGGCTAGAAGAAGACGCTGCACCTGTAAGAGGCACTTATGATTCAGACCCAGTATCCAGAAAGGCTCCTGTAGAGAAGAAAAGCGAAAGATCCAAACCCTACAGCAGGAACGTGAATAAAGTTTCTGGAAGCCCAGAAGGAAAGTCAGAAGCAGATCTGCCTCCGAAAGTaagtgagtatggtttcactACCAATCTTGCAGGACTATTCAAAGCCTTGAAGGAGCTGGGACGCAGAGTCAGATGGCCAAAACTTCCAGAAGGAAACCCCAGCAGCAGAGACACAGGCAAAAAGTGTGAGTTCCACGGCAGCAACACTCACAACACCGATGAATGCCACTCCCtcagaaaggaagtcaaattccacTATGACCAAGGAAACCTGGATCACCTCCTCCCCAGAAACACAACAAGAGTAAATTCAGCAGACCAGGTTCTGCCCTCCCCTCCTCCTCATTGTTCTAGAACTGTGAATGTCATTACAGGTGGATCGGAATTGTGTGGGCTGACCTACTCAGCAGCTAAGAGGCACGCAATCAGGGCTAAAGGAGACAGACCAGAGAGCTCCTGCAGGGTTAACCACCAGAATCTGCCGTCAGTCACCTTCGACGAAACAGACGCAGGATCTACTCCTGAACAGCACCACGACGCCCTAATCATCACGCTTCCCATAGGAAATTGCAAAGTAAAAAAGATCCTAGTGGACACTGGAAGCTCCGTCAACTTGATCATGATGGAAACACTAAAAGGAATGGGATTCACCGATAAAGATCTAGCAAAGAAGGCAATTCCCTTGATTGGTTTCAGCGGCGAAACAAAGCACTCCTTAGGAGAAATCATCATACCGACCTACGCCGGAGGTGTAAACAAACAGGTAAGGTATCTGGTTATTGATgggccctctacttacaatgtaatccttggcaggccctggatccatgaGATGAAAGCAATCCCCTCAACGTACCATCAGTGCCTGAAGTTTCCAACACCTTGGGGGGTGCAAGAAATACGTGGGGACCTggaagaagctaaggattgctACAAGGTGGCTCTGAAGCCGACAACAAGTTCGCTCGCATAGCAATTCTGAGCCAGCGCATCCGGACGAGTACATTGAACCTCAAGAAAGGAGAACTAGACGAAGTCATCCTGGACTCGCCATTGCATCCAGAACGAACTATTCTCATTGGATCTGAATGTAGAGGTAAGATTCGTGAAGAACTCGTTCGGTTGTTGAGAACTAACATAGAttgctttgcttggtcacatgatgatatgatagggatagacccaagtGTGATAACT contains the following coding sequences:
- the LOC141651114 gene encoding uncharacterized protein LOC141651114, whose translation is MDILRRAVEDLRKDNQNMMAQIVTAVQSKPASTPEAPARTSSGGSGRPIPSELVTRLDLAGVAPSEPIEPRGLGCLSFDNPPSLQQTTGSLHVQRFRINTVRATLQWFVGLPNKSISSFADLVNAFNQQFASSRKPEKQTSDLYRLVQGFEESTRDYLNRFNKEKVSIPRCDIATAIQAFRRGLHQDSQLYKELTMHPCTTFEEVQSKAIAVMRLEEDAAPVRGTYDSDPVSRKAPVEKKSERSKPYSRNVNKVSGSPEGKSEADLPPKVSEYGFTTNLAGLFKALKELGRRVRWPKLPEGNPSSRDTGKKCEFHGSNTHNTDECHSLRKEVKFHYDQGNLDHLLPRNTTRVNSADQVLPSPPPHCSRTVNVITGGSELCGLTYSAAKRHAIRAKGDRPESSCRVNHQNLPSVTFDETDAGSTPEQHHDALIITLPIGNCKVKKILVDTGSSVNLIMMETLKGMGFTDKDLAKKAIPLIGFSGETKHSLGEIIIPTYAGGVNKQVRYLVIDGPSTYNVILGRPWIHEMKAIPSTYHQCLKFPTPWGVQEIRGDLEEAKDCYKVALKPTTSSLA